DNA from Hypanus sabinus isolate sHypSab1 chromosome 16, sHypSab1.hap1, whole genome shotgun sequence:
ACTTCCCTCTTTAAATCTGAAGCCGATCTTATTTGATCAATAGTTAATCTATGCTGAGTTGATGATATTAATTGAACTCAGTGCTTGCACCATGGGAGCGAGGGCTAGATGAGGGGTCACCACACATCTAGTATGACAATTGTCATCAGGTCAGAGGCAAATGAATCTTGGTCAATGTAAATCCCGAATGGCCAAGTGGAAGAGATGCAGATGCAGCCATATCTCAATGTCTTCAGGAGGGGGGAAATGAATAACTGATGTTCTGGCAGTGCATTATGCAAACCAGCCTCATGATGTCCAAGACTTTTGGAAGGGATTACTTTTTCTGCGCTGCATTATCAGTCTAGGCATCTTACATCGGGTACTGTTTTTGTAGCTGGTGTGCTCCTGCATCATTTCCTTGCTCATCATGAAGTTGTCCAGTCGCACTTACAGGATTTGATGGTGTAGATGTTCCTGATTTTCTATGTCTGTTCATGATTGCATGAATTTCATACTCCTGAGGAGAGCAGCCATTGGATGAGTCGCCTTCCCAAGCCACACATTGACCTTTATTACGACTGTCCCTGTAAAAATTAAAGATAAGAAACAAATAAATACGTAGCATTGTGCCTTAAAATGCAGACAGTGTTATTATTACAATATATCTTGATTGTTTTAAATCCAAACCCAAAGTAGCCTTGAGTTTCCATATCCTAGTTCTGACAGCATAGGCACCCTTTTAAATTGTGCCTTTTAAACCGGCTATCTGTGACAATGAAACTGAAAATGCGTCGACAAGTTCCATGTTGAAGCAAGCAGAATTCCAAAGCAGATGGATAGTATAGGGAAATAAGGAATGCAGAATCTATGGATTTGACACTATCTTAATGGTATAATCCTGCATCTATGATTTTGTAAACAGACTATTAAAAATAACCCTCTCAGAAAATATGTTATTAAAAGACGTATAAATAATAAAGCAATATGCCTGGTTTCTGCATTGCATGAATGCTATTTGTATGTCTGGATTTGTGTAGTTTGTGAACACAGGTCACATAAATATCAGAAGAATTGTGAATGGAACCATACATTGTCCATTCATCAGAAAACATAGGACACCTGATATGTGTACAGTATATACATATAAATTAGACAACTTTCATCTCATCTATAATATGCATTGCCATGCACATATCTTTGAACAAGGATATAAGAGTATCTGTAACTTGCAAGTGGAACaggttcatttttaaaatttatactgTGTATTTAAACAAGCATAACAAAAATGTTCAGAGTGTCAAAGATCTCCCTTGTTTGGGATTAAACCATGTGTAAACCTTGATATGATAACTGATGTTATCAATGGGTCATCACTTAACAATATAAAGTGTCTCTCTGTTCTCTATTTTAACAATTCCCCTGAAACTAAGATCAAATAAGTACTTGATGTTTTTAAATCCAAGCTCAAGCAACTCAATCCAAGCAATAAAAAGATTATGTATAATGGTTTGTTAATAATTCTATGGTGCAGAAATCATCAAGCTTAACTTGAAAACTTTCAGGGTCATTTCAGTAGATCTCAATGGAAGGAATGAGATTTAAAATAGTGGTGCTAAAATAATGAGTGATCCTTAACTCCAAACATGAGACAGTGTGCAGATGCTgataatccaagcaacatgcacaaaatgctggaggaactcagcgggccaggcagcatctatggagaagagtaaacagttgactttaTGAGCCGGAAAGTTTGGCCTCCAAGCCTCTGAAGATTGCAATAATGTTTCTCAACCTCTGAGTGTGACCTTGGCTGAACAAAGGAGGACTTTTAGTTTTAGACTACGCTGATCCAAAGagcattcttaccctcagccattaaacTCTATAATGAGTCGGCCTATAGCCAGGGAAGCAATGACCCCCTCCTATTAGACTATTTGAGGTAACttgcttttttattctttcttacttctctgctaatatttgtatatctgtgcacttgtaatgctaccgtgacactgtaatttcctttgtgatcaataaagtatctatctaatgCCAAGTGGTTTGAGTTCTAGATCTGACACAGAAGCTGCAGTCTGCATCCTTAGAAAGCAAATCCTAGCAGGAGTGGATGAGTGGGGGATTCCATGGGCCATGTGTGCTTACCTTCGGAGACGTCCACTTCCTGCAGTACACACTCCCGAACATCTGCCAACATCGATTTCCTGCAACATTAGCACAACAAAGAGGCACAGTCTCTTCAGAAACCCGAGTAGAACAGCAGCCAAGCTCTGAGCAAACGGTCGCAGCTGAGTAATTAACACCTGCAGCACCTTGAGCTCCTCTTCCTTCTCACCCCTGGAGTTAGTGGTGATCACATAGTAATACTCCACATGGGGCGGTCTGTAGCAATTCTCTCGCACCTCGCATGATTGCACGGTCTGAATAAACTCCAAACCATGTGGGCTGTCCAGCACAACTGATTCAAATTCAGTGGGTACACATCTCAAACTCCACCCACAGGGAGCTAAACAGAACAAGGCTATAAAAATGGCTTCTCTCAGTGACACTTTATGAAACTCTGTCCATGAAGTTTCACAGAGGACAATTGCTCAGACACCAATCTCAGACTGCAGCCCCGTTGTTCTTAAAAACAATGAGCACAAAATGGCCTTTAACCATATCTTAGGGTTGATGATACAAGTTATATGGGAGGGCTTGCAAGTGTTGAATCATTTATTCTTTAATTTgtacaatttatcttcttttgcatttTGGCTGTTTGTCAATCTTAGTTTATgcatactttttaaaaataaaatctattggatttctttctcttcatgtaaatgcctgcaagaaaataaatctcaagatgtgtatcacagaaaatgctggaggaactcagcaggccaggcagcatctgtggaaaaagtacAGACAAAGCTTTGGGCCGACAATAGGACTGtgctttttctccatagatgctgcctggcctgctgagttcctccagcattgtgtgtgttgctttgacttctggcatctgcagattttctcttcctcAAGGTAGTAGATGATAACATTTATgttgtttgataataaatttgctttgacctCTACTTTCTCTGCATACACCAACAGGCAGTCCAAACACAtatgtcatttttatttttgccAGGAACAATATTTGCCATTGCTTTAATCATTTTCTAGAAGTTAGACAGCTTAGTCTTGACTGTAGGACTAACCGTCACCTCCCTACCCTTCCCAACTGACttggccaccccccccccccccccgtactctCGCTGATTCCCTGATTTTAGACATGTGCGGAATCCCAGTGGTAAGGTATTAGGCTGTATTAGGCACAATACAGGAAGAGATGTAGTGCTTTCTGCTGTTGATCTCCTGTGCTTCATGTTGCCATATAATCAACCCTCCGCCCTCAGGCCCGAGATCACACACGGGCATGTAACAATACTCTGTGCTAATTTCTGAAGAAATCCACAATGTGGGCCGCTGATGCCCTAGCATCACCTCCCCCCACAGCGACAAATGCTGCTCTAGGTCTTGCTCTATGCAGACATGAGCTAGAGTTCAACCCATGGCCAACTTTGGTGATTAGACCAAGGGTTAAGTTCTACCTACTGAGCCTGTATGCAGATTATGTGATGAAACTACACACAAGAACTTCACAGTGGTGTTTTGGTATTGGTATTTTCTATGTGATGTCTGGGTTACATCTCTTTGCAACGTATTGGAATGCTTCCATGTAATATTTCAATGGAAAAGTCTCAGTGTGCCAATGTGGTATTTCcatagtagcgtagtggttagcacaaccctttacagtaccagggtcctgggttcaattcccactgctgcctgtaaggagtttgtatgttcttgccgtgatggtgtgggtttcctcggggtgctctggtttcctcccacagtccgaagttaattggtcattgtaaattatcccgtgattaaattaggattaaattgggggctgtgggggggggggtgttgctgggcagcactgatcaaagggccagaagagcctattccactGTGTATCTTAATCTCAATCAATCagtcaataaatagataaatcaaCACTTCCATGTGGTGTATTGTGTGGTTCTGCCTTGTAGTATTTCCAGTATTGCCTCACGTTCCCTCAGTGTGTAACCATGATACATCTCTGGATAATGTGCTCTGTTTATGTAGAGGTTTCGCCTGGTTTCGCAGAGTGAACTTCCATGTGGTACCCCCTTGTCTTCAACATGTATCTGAGGGTTTGTACAATGCCTTGGTAAGTGGACAGGGAGATATCTGGAGCAAAAGTCTAAATAATAATGGGGATACTAAATAAAGGAGCAGCTTTTCAGCTAGTTTTTCTGTTGGTTAAATACAGAATCTCACCATTTGCCTCGTTATAaacttgcaccttattatttacctgcacttTTACAGTTACACTTTATTCCGCATTGTTATATTTcaccttattctacctcaatgcgttgtgtaatgatttgatctgaatgCAAAACAaacctttcactgtatctcagtacacgtgacaacaATAAGCCAATTCCATATGACACATGAGCAGCATTCGgcttttcagcccatcgagcctgctacTCCATTCGATCATGGATGATTCTTTCAGAACCTACTTTATATTTTCCCCTTCAGCCTCCCAtcctcatgccttctccccataacctccgacacccttactaatcaagagctatcaacctctgctttaaatatccccaatgacctgacctccatagctgtctgtggcaatgaattccaactgaaaatttaattttatattttctgTAACATCTTTTCTCTTTACAACTGAATAATGAAATAGCTGTTTACTGTGAAGCATGGAAGTCTCAGAAATTAACCAGGATGAAGCATTTTTAATGCAGAACATAAAACCTGTGAGAAAGGGACCCCCTGGGAAATGCACCCTGCTCAGCAACACAGCAAGGCTGTAAAGGAATAACCCAAATCTGCACCTGCAGATTCTTTCTCGTTAGCCAAAATTCCATATTTATCGACCACAGAGCATAACAAAAGCCAGCATTGTTAGGCAGTGGAAGATAAGAGGATGAGGGCGGATGGTGGTCTGTGACCAACAGAAAGAAAAGTAGATGTAAGAACATTTCATGAGGGTGAGGAGTGTCACTGAAattggtggaatggggtggggctcTGATGAGTGATCAAGACTGCCCTGTGTCAGATCTTCTAAGCAGTGTGGGAAACAGTCACAGACATGCTTAACACGGCAATTTTGTTACCGTCTTCATTGGCTAGATGAGTAACTATTAACCTGCCCAAACTGACCCTGAAGTAATTGGCTCTCTGGGGCTTTGCAGAGGTCAGAGAACCACATTGATGTGAGTCTGGAGTCACATAAAGCCCCCAAACTAGTTAGGGCAGCGGATTCCTATTTCTGAAAACACTGGGGACCAGGGCAGGGTTTTTACAATAATCTATCAACTTTGTGGTCACCGTTGCAacaacagatttttttaaaattccggACTTATTTAATATTTGAATTTGACTCCCTTGGCTGCCATCTTGAATTTGGACTCCATCCTCCAAGCCTCCAGATCTCTGGACAAGAGTGCAGTAACTTAGCCTCTGTGTCCTATATTGGGTGCAACAATCACCATTGCTGGTTCTGAAACATTGTAAAGTCTAGGAATTGGGAATATATCTCCCTCAACCCATTGCCCATCTCCTCATTATGCAGGGAATAAATCTCCCTCAACCCACTGCCCATCATCTCATTATGCAGTGTCTAGGTGCTGGGTAATGGAGGTGCTTATTTCCTTTCCTCGTATAGAAGGTAGTGAGATCTTTACAACTTGTTAGATGCAATCACAGGCAATCAGTATTCTCCTTGTGAAACCCTGGGCAATTAGCACTGACCAGATCGAATCACAGAGGTATACTACACAGGGACAGGCTCTGCGGAGGAAATGATTTTGTTATCAGTACATCAAAAATTAGGGTTTATAAATTACTTTCCACTGGGGAACCCAGGAGAGTTTTTGCttgcacagagggtggtgtgaacGTGGATCGTGTTACCATAAGGAATCATTGAGGTGAGGAGCATATTTGTATCCAAACGGAAACTGGACAAGTTGCAGTGAGATGGTTACACACGTGGTGTTCGATCAGGTGGGCGGGAGGAGCTTCATGTGTTGTCTAAATACTCAATGCACCAATCGAGTGGAGACACAACGGCTGATGCTCacatctggagcaacaatcaaaAGGAactgaacagcatctctgaaatgAAATGGGCATTTCAGGCCGAGCTCCCAATGGatagtcttgacctgaaacgttgaggTCCTCCAGCAGGCAGATTACCGCACCAGTTGAAGGATGAGTTCATTCCTGAAAAGTTCCATATAAATCTCATTCTCTTGATCTAAATAAATACCAATCTAGTGCAGAATGTTAGACTTTATTATCATTGTTTTCGCCCCTCTAGTTGTGTGGAGTTGCCACCTCCACACTAATATTCAGCTAGGGATAGGTCTGTACAGATTCACACttaagattcctgaatggactacAGTCTTGCAATCTCAGTTTTTTCATTTGTTCCTAACAGAGGCCACAACTATGTGAAATTTCTCTGTCTCTCCAGACCCAATAGGTGCCATAGCATCCCATCCAGAATGAAAATGAAATTTGTTGAAATCATTTAAATAATGGAGCTTGGTTATGTCTGTAAGAATGGTTAAGCTGCACAGAGCCTTGCTGATTATTACGTCATCTCGCCCCACTCTGCCCGGTCCCCGCCCCCACCACTCTCAGCACCATGTCAGGTTTTCAAATGGGGTGTTATAAGACCAacagatataggtgcagaattaggttatctggcccatcgagtctgtccgctattttatcatggctgatccatttccttctcagccccagtctcctgccttctccgtaTATCCCTTCctgccatgactaatcaagaatcgatcaacctctgccttaaatatgtccaatgacttggcctccccagccacacgtggcaacaaattccacagacctACCTAATCCCAGAGAAGGGGCTAAAATATCCTCTGGAAATGGGAGTTAAACTTGACCCCACATAATTAAAAACAGATCATTTTATTCTCACATAATTGTTGAGGGAGGTACTGTAGGTTTCTCTATTTTTTGCATTAAACAGTAGCAGGTTTATAGGCTGAGAAGTATTTGGGATCTCCTTAGACCACCTTTGTACTATGTCAATGCACACGTCCTTTTTCATCCACCAGGACTGCCAATCCATTATTAAACGAGCTGAACATCACAACTGTCCATCAAGATTCAGTGAACCCTGAGGCCATCACCAAAACGTGCGTCAAGTGCCTAGTATAGCTCAGTTTGAGCATCTGCCTACATCCACAGTGACCTCCAATGGACTGTCAGGGAAGTATGTTTTCAGAATGGCTGATCGAACACATCCTGTAGGGGTTTTCGTTGCACTGGCATGCCTCAACCGCCCCCAGCTCTCTAACTCCATCCAAAAAGTGCTCGAACCTCACCCAAATTGACTGGCACACAGCCTCACCTGGACACAACAGGCTTGTCAGCATCCCAGCAACGTCCAGAGCCTACCCTGCCTCCTGCTCTAGATTAAGGTAAGCAAATAACATGACGGAGCGATGAGAGACAGTTCCAACTAAACCCTATCAACATCCTACAGATTCCTTTAAAGACAAGTGTCATCTTGCCCGTTCAGAGGTAAAAACagagtgctggaaacactcagtgaatCAGGCAGCATTTGAGGAAATGGAAACAGTCAAAAAACTCTTCCCCAGAAACGATATGTGGTATTACCATTACCAGTGGTAATGGCTCAGAAATATTAAGTCTGCTTCTCTTCTTGACAATGTTGCCCAAACTGTTGAGTTTGTTTTCTCTTGGCATCATCTGTTTCATTTCTGTCTTCCATAAGACGATAACCTACAGGAGCAGaatcaagccattcagcccagtcaagtctgctcctccatttggTCATGGCTAATCCAgt
Protein-coding regions in this window:
- the pnhd gene encoding LOW QUALITY PROTEIN: uncharacterized protein pnhd (The sequence of the model RefSeq protein was modified relative to this genomic sequence to represent the inferred CDS: inserted 1 base in 1 codon), whose translation is MDQYVRTGVGIRTKTVCHRETSLVVNGVEVPDKVVPQFTMGLTNAEEAATGADPSRFAHKELPHLERLLGALNGAPCGWSLRCVPTEFESVVLDSPHGLEFIQTVQSCEVRENCYRPPHVEYYYVITTNSRGEKEEELKEIDVGRCSGVCTAGSGRLRRDSRNKGQCVAWEGDSSNGCSPQEYEIHAIMNRHXKIRNIYTIKSCKCDWTTS